The following proteins are co-located in the Xiphophorus maculatus strain JP 163 A chromosome 24, X_maculatus-5.0-male, whole genome shotgun sequence genome:
- the LOC102238078 gene encoding uncharacterized protein LOC102238078 isoform X1: MGTQGPGRKRIPNRDKLAAEEDALSQIAREAEARLAAKRAARAEAREIRMKELERQQKELFHSTKKYYGLDNKWGHIEQWMEDSERYSRLSRRHTSISDDEERMSVGSRGSYRPSDYGGLLASSSRASSRASSARASPVVEEKTDREFTDKGSRTASTLSAATLASLGGASSRRGSCDTSFSVETEASIREMKDSLAEAEEKYRRAMVSNAQLHNDKTALMFQVENLMEELSDVEELLWEARRRWDDATKELERERQAHSVLKVQFSQTEETLRKTNELLTEVSDLRQKSSSYRQEISDLQEALQWKEKKIAALERHREISDIVRIERDQLTDEVVQLRDSLKTHGVVISPDTATNGDTDQTEESPSLLAEDSPHSGRESILGKASQQQPADGSKTPQNDPKDNKRSLPQNMISVSDQTRPSREKRNPTEKHPGRNRQTRSKAGKKDPTKKLPVRADGNEANKKQLSKEDPAQKVFRSRLVPPRSAKDIILGNRAMVLGLSAAEKLSSPSEEAITQDASLALQSESSSSETNFEQKHMSTSDLGSQSQDEDRNAEDEVSGFSEEGPSLEAAAESNKSKAEAAGGEEGSIRRTEVSPETKVHFTSPPENQSTGEPLQRAAQVHKAFPESPKTTSPFPPEEMWTSLVMNVQDLLQGLEDKPGFVVEISRIFSEILMCLHHWISDLENTLRNRVGRESCLNDGGGHESVWPLRGTRLSTWLLTSLTRETAEGPGCEEEHLAGCSSSPRVNSARERMEDPSGSSSRVCSTSHDHCTTNDEREMRSRARDVELKAESEASPPDSPLKTVSGDFVFVDLHFSESHKNSTDSRSDSQTHVLTSVKDSKELGGNCSSSAHSSVGQSSFVRRFMEVTAEEIRALAVPELALVGLQEGRRLDRSSVGSTEELSVGDMDSCEEADEEEEVQLLPSQQQNRSTMEDEVQVIAPSLGTMEPETEHEEPGLDSGKNDNTDCKLS, from the exons ATGGGAACCCAGGGCCCGGGCCGGAAGAGGATTCCGAACCGGGACAAGCTGGCTGCGGAGGAGGATGCGCTGAGCCAGATAGCGCGAGAG GCGGAGGCCCGGCTGGCGGCGAAGCGGGCCGCCAGAGCCGAGGCCCGGGAGATCCGGATGAaggagctggagaggcagcagaagGAG CTGTTTCACAGCACCAAG AAATATTATGGTCTGGATAACAAGTGGGGTCACATCGAGCAGTGGATG GAGGACAGCGAGCGTTACTCTCGTCTCTCTCGGAGACACACCTCG ATCTCTGATGATGAGGAGAGAATGTCTGTGGGCAGCCGGGGCAGCTACCGG CCCTCGGACTACGGCGGCCTCCTGGCCTCCAGCTCTCGGGCCTCCTCCAGGGCCAGCTCGGCCCGGGCCAGCCCTGTG GTGGAGGAGAAGACGGACCGGGAGTTCACTGACAAG GGCTCCAGGACGGCGTCCACGCTGTCCGCCGCCACACTGGCCTCGCTGGGCGGAGCCTCGTCACGCAGGGGAAGCTGTGACACGTCGTTCTCCGTGGAAACGGAGGCCTCAATCAGAGAGATGAAG GACTCGCTGGCGGAGGCGGAGGAGAAGTACCGCAGGGCCATGGTGTCCAACGCTCAGCTGCACAACGACAAGACGGCGCTGATGTTCCAGGTGGAGAACCTGATGGAGGAGCTGAGCGACGTGGAGGAGCTGCTGTGGGAGGCCCGGCGCCGCTGGGACGACGCCACCAAg GAGCTGGAGCGTGAGCGCCAGGCCCACAGCGTCCTGAAGGTCCAGTTCAGTCAAACAGAGGAAACTCTGAGGAAAACCAACGAGCTGCTGACG GAAGTGTCTGATCTGCGTCAGAAGAGCAGCAGCTACCGGCAGGAGATCTCTGACCTGCAGGAAGCTCTGCAGTGGAAGGAGAAGAAGATCGCG GCGTTAGAGCGCCACAGAGAAATCTCCGACATCGTTCGGATCGAACGCGACCAGCTCACAGATGAGGTTGTCCAACTGCGAGACTCACTGAAG ACCCATGGAGTGGTCATCTCTCCTGACACCGCCACCAACGGCGACACAGACCAGACTGAGGAATCTCCCTCCCTATTGGCCGAGGACTCGCCTCACAGCGGGAGAGAGAGCATACTTG GGAAGGCTTCACAGCAGCagccagcagatggcagcaaaaCCCCTCAAAATGACCCCAAAGATAACAAAAGGTCACTGCCACAGAACATGATCTCTGTGAGCGACCAAACCAGACCATCCAGAGAAAAACGAAACCCAACTGAGAAACATCCAGGCAGAAACCGACAAACACGGAGCAAGGCAGGTAAAAAGGATCCGACCAAAAAGCTTCCTGTTAGAGCGGACGGAAATGAGGCAAACAAGAAACAGCTTAGCAAAGAAGATCCAGCTCAGAAAGTCTTCAGATCCAGACTTGTTCCACCGCGATCTGCTAAAGACATTATCCTGGGCAACCGAGCCATGGTGTTGGGCCTGTCAGCTGCTGAGAAACTGAGCTCTCCATCTGAGGAGGCGATAACGCAGGACGCCTCTTTGGCTCTGCAAAGTGAATCTTCTTCCTCTGAAACAAACTTTGAACAAAAGCATATGAGTACTTCAGATCTGGGATCCCAAAGTCAAGATGAAGACAGGAATGCGGAAGATGAAGTTTCAGGTTTCAGTGAAGAAGGTCCCAGCCTCGAAGCTGCAGCAGAGTCCAACAAGTCAAAGGCTGAGGCTGCAGGTGGTGAAGAAGGCTCCATCAGGAGGACAGAAGTCAGTCCGGAAACCAAAGTACATTTCACATCTCCTCCTGAGAACCAAAGTACTGGAGAACCACTCCAAAGAGCTGCTCAGGTGCACAAAGCTTTCCCTGAAAGCCCAAAGACAACATCTCCCTTTCCTCCAGAAGAAATGTGGACCAGTCTGGTGATGAATGTTCAAGATTTGCTCCAAGGACTAGAGGATAAACCAGGGTTTGTAGTAGAAATCTCAAGAATCTTCTCAGAAATCCTGATGTGTCTCCACCACTGGATCTCAGATTTGGAGAACACACTAAGGAACAGAGTAGGACGTGAGTCCTGTCTGAATGATGGAGGTGGACATGAATCAGTGTGGCCATTGAGGGGAACCAGACTCTCCACATGGCTTCTGACAAGCCTAACCAGAGAAACAGCAGAAGGTCCTGGATGTGAAGAAGAACATCTGGCTGGATGTTCTTCATCACCAAGAGTCAATTCAGCCAGAGAAAGGATGGAGGACCCATCTGGTTCCTCAAGCAGAGTTTGTTCAACTTCTCATGATCATTGTACCACTAATGATGAAAGAGAGATGAGGTCTAGAGCAAGAGACGTGGAGCTGAAAGCTGAGTCGGAAGCCAGTCCACCTGATTCTCCTCTAAAAACCGTGTCTGgcgactttgtttttgttgatttgcatttttctgaatCTCACAAGAACTCAACAGACTCCAGGTCTGACAGTCAAACTCATGTTCTGACTTCTGTCAAAGACTCAAAGGAGCTTGGAGGGAACTGCAGTTCATCAGCACACTCCAGTGTTGGACAAAGTTCCTTCGTCAGGAGGTTCATGGAGGTGACCGCTGAGGAAATCAGGGCCTTGGCTGTTCCTGAGCTGGCTCTGGTGGGCCTCCAGGAGGGACGACGGCTGGACCGGTCCAGTGTTGGTTCTACTGAGGAGCTGTCGGTTGGAGACATGGACAGCTGTGAGGAGGctgatgaagaagaggaggtcCAACTGCTTCCATCACAGCAACAGAACCGATCCACCATGGAGGATGAGGTCCAGGTTATCGCTCCATCGCTGGGCACCATGGAACCAGAAACAGAACATGAAGAACCCGGTCTGGACAGCGGGAAAAATGACAACACAGATTGCAAGCTTTCATGA
- the LOC102238078 gene encoding uncharacterized protein LOC102238078 isoform X2 has translation MGTQGPGRKRIPNRDKLAAEEDALSQIAREAEARLAAKRAARAEAREIRMKELERQQKELFHSTKKYYGLDNKWGHIEQWMEDSERYSRLSRRHTSISDDEERMSVGSRGSYRPSDYGGLLASSSRASSRASSARASPVVEEKTDREFTDKGSRTASTLSAATLASLGGASSRRGSCDTSFSVETEASIREMKDSLAEAEEKYRRAMVSNAQLHNDKTALMFQVENLMEELSDVEELLWEARRRWDDATKELERERQAHSVLKVQFSQTEETLRKTNELLTTHGVVISPDTATNGDTDQTEESPSLLAEDSPHSGRESILGKASQQQPADGSKTPQNDPKDNKRSLPQNMISVSDQTRPSREKRNPTEKHPGRNRQTRSKAGKKDPTKKLPVRADGNEANKKQLSKEDPAQKVFRSRLVPPRSAKDIILGNRAMVLGLSAAEKLSSPSEEAITQDASLALQSESSSSETNFEQKHMSTSDLGSQSQDEDRNAEDEVSGFSEEGPSLEAAAESNKSKAEAAGGEEGSIRRTEVSPETKVHFTSPPENQSTGEPLQRAAQVHKAFPESPKTTSPFPPEEMWTSLVMNVQDLLQGLEDKPGFVVEISRIFSEILMCLHHWISDLENTLRNRVGRESCLNDGGGHESVWPLRGTRLSTWLLTSLTRETAEGPGCEEEHLAGCSSSPRVNSARERMEDPSGSSSRVCSTSHDHCTTNDEREMRSRARDVELKAESEASPPDSPLKTVSGDFVFVDLHFSESHKNSTDSRSDSQTHVLTSVKDSKELGGNCSSSAHSSVGQSSFVRRFMEVTAEEIRALAVPELALVGLQEGRRLDRSSVGSTEELSVGDMDSCEEADEEEEVQLLPSQQQNRSTMEDEVQVIAPSLGTMEPETEHEEPGLDSGKNDNTDCKLS, from the exons ATGGGAACCCAGGGCCCGGGCCGGAAGAGGATTCCGAACCGGGACAAGCTGGCTGCGGAGGAGGATGCGCTGAGCCAGATAGCGCGAGAG GCGGAGGCCCGGCTGGCGGCGAAGCGGGCCGCCAGAGCCGAGGCCCGGGAGATCCGGATGAaggagctggagaggcagcagaagGAG CTGTTTCACAGCACCAAG AAATATTATGGTCTGGATAACAAGTGGGGTCACATCGAGCAGTGGATG GAGGACAGCGAGCGTTACTCTCGTCTCTCTCGGAGACACACCTCG ATCTCTGATGATGAGGAGAGAATGTCTGTGGGCAGCCGGGGCAGCTACCGG CCCTCGGACTACGGCGGCCTCCTGGCCTCCAGCTCTCGGGCCTCCTCCAGGGCCAGCTCGGCCCGGGCCAGCCCTGTG GTGGAGGAGAAGACGGACCGGGAGTTCACTGACAAG GGCTCCAGGACGGCGTCCACGCTGTCCGCCGCCACACTGGCCTCGCTGGGCGGAGCCTCGTCACGCAGGGGAAGCTGTGACACGTCGTTCTCCGTGGAAACGGAGGCCTCAATCAGAGAGATGAAG GACTCGCTGGCGGAGGCGGAGGAGAAGTACCGCAGGGCCATGGTGTCCAACGCTCAGCTGCACAACGACAAGACGGCGCTGATGTTCCAGGTGGAGAACCTGATGGAGGAGCTGAGCGACGTGGAGGAGCTGCTGTGGGAGGCCCGGCGCCGCTGGGACGACGCCACCAAg GAGCTGGAGCGTGAGCGCCAGGCCCACAGCGTCCTGAAGGTCCAGTTCAGTCAAACAGAGGAAACTCTGAGGAAAACCAACGAGCTGCTGACG ACCCATGGAGTGGTCATCTCTCCTGACACCGCCACCAACGGCGACACAGACCAGACTGAGGAATCTCCCTCCCTATTGGCCGAGGACTCGCCTCACAGCGGGAGAGAGAGCATACTTG GGAAGGCTTCACAGCAGCagccagcagatggcagcaaaaCCCCTCAAAATGACCCCAAAGATAACAAAAGGTCACTGCCACAGAACATGATCTCTGTGAGCGACCAAACCAGACCATCCAGAGAAAAACGAAACCCAACTGAGAAACATCCAGGCAGAAACCGACAAACACGGAGCAAGGCAGGTAAAAAGGATCCGACCAAAAAGCTTCCTGTTAGAGCGGACGGAAATGAGGCAAACAAGAAACAGCTTAGCAAAGAAGATCCAGCTCAGAAAGTCTTCAGATCCAGACTTGTTCCACCGCGATCTGCTAAAGACATTATCCTGGGCAACCGAGCCATGGTGTTGGGCCTGTCAGCTGCTGAGAAACTGAGCTCTCCATCTGAGGAGGCGATAACGCAGGACGCCTCTTTGGCTCTGCAAAGTGAATCTTCTTCCTCTGAAACAAACTTTGAACAAAAGCATATGAGTACTTCAGATCTGGGATCCCAAAGTCAAGATGAAGACAGGAATGCGGAAGATGAAGTTTCAGGTTTCAGTGAAGAAGGTCCCAGCCTCGAAGCTGCAGCAGAGTCCAACAAGTCAAAGGCTGAGGCTGCAGGTGGTGAAGAAGGCTCCATCAGGAGGACAGAAGTCAGTCCGGAAACCAAAGTACATTTCACATCTCCTCCTGAGAACCAAAGTACTGGAGAACCACTCCAAAGAGCTGCTCAGGTGCACAAAGCTTTCCCTGAAAGCCCAAAGACAACATCTCCCTTTCCTCCAGAAGAAATGTGGACCAGTCTGGTGATGAATGTTCAAGATTTGCTCCAAGGACTAGAGGATAAACCAGGGTTTGTAGTAGAAATCTCAAGAATCTTCTCAGAAATCCTGATGTGTCTCCACCACTGGATCTCAGATTTGGAGAACACACTAAGGAACAGAGTAGGACGTGAGTCCTGTCTGAATGATGGAGGTGGACATGAATCAGTGTGGCCATTGAGGGGAACCAGACTCTCCACATGGCTTCTGACAAGCCTAACCAGAGAAACAGCAGAAGGTCCTGGATGTGAAGAAGAACATCTGGCTGGATGTTCTTCATCACCAAGAGTCAATTCAGCCAGAGAAAGGATGGAGGACCCATCTGGTTCCTCAAGCAGAGTTTGTTCAACTTCTCATGATCATTGTACCACTAATGATGAAAGAGAGATGAGGTCTAGAGCAAGAGACGTGGAGCTGAAAGCTGAGTCGGAAGCCAGTCCACCTGATTCTCCTCTAAAAACCGTGTCTGgcgactttgtttttgttgatttgcatttttctgaatCTCACAAGAACTCAACAGACTCCAGGTCTGACAGTCAAACTCATGTTCTGACTTCTGTCAAAGACTCAAAGGAGCTTGGAGGGAACTGCAGTTCATCAGCACACTCCAGTGTTGGACAAAGTTCCTTCGTCAGGAGGTTCATGGAGGTGACCGCTGAGGAAATCAGGGCCTTGGCTGTTCCTGAGCTGGCTCTGGTGGGCCTCCAGGAGGGACGACGGCTGGACCGGTCCAGTGTTGGTTCTACTGAGGAGCTGTCGGTTGGAGACATGGACAGCTGTGAGGAGGctgatgaagaagaggaggtcCAACTGCTTCCATCACAGCAACAGAACCGATCCACCATGGAGGATGAGGTCCAGGTTATCGCTCCATCGCTGGGCACCATGGAACCAGAAACAGAACATGAAGAACCCGGTCTGGACAGCGGGAAAAATGACAACACAGATTGCAAGCTTTCATGA
- the LOC102238078 gene encoding uncharacterized protein LOC102238078 isoform X5, translating to MGTQGPGRKRIPNRDKLAAEEDALSQIAREAEARLAAKRAARAEAREIRMKELERQQKEEDSERYSRLSRRHTSISDDEERMSVGSRGSYRPSDYGGLLASSSRASSRASSARASPVVEEKTDREFTDKGSRTASTLSAATLASLGGASSRRGSCDTSFSVETEASIREMKDSLAEAEEKYRRAMVSNAQLHNDKTALMFQVENLMEELSDVEELLWEARRRWDDATKELERERQAHSVLKVQFSQTEETLRKTNELLTTHGVVISPDTATNGDTDQTEESPSLLAEDSPHSGRESILGKASQQQPADGSKTPQNDPKDNKRSLPQNMISVSDQTRPSREKRNPTEKHPGRNRQTRSKAGKKDPTKKLPVRADGNEANKKQLSKEDPAQKVFRSRLVPPRSAKDIILGNRAMVLGLSAAEKLSSPSEEAITQDASLALQSESSSSETNFEQKHMSTSDLGSQSQDEDRNAEDEVSGFSEEGPSLEAAAESNKSKAEAAGGEEGSIRRTEVSPETKVHFTSPPENQSTGEPLQRAAQVHKAFPESPKTTSPFPPEEMWTSLVMNVQDLLQGLEDKPGFVVEISRIFSEILMCLHHWISDLENTLRNRVGRESCLNDGGGHESVWPLRGTRLSTWLLTSLTRETAEGPGCEEEHLAGCSSSPRVNSARERMEDPSGSSSRVCSTSHDHCTTNDEREMRSRARDVELKAESEASPPDSPLKTVSGDFVFVDLHFSESHKNSTDSRSDSQTHVLTSVKDSKELGGNCSSSAHSSVGQSSFVRRFMEVTAEEIRALAVPELALVGLQEGRRLDRSSVGSTEELSVGDMDSCEEADEEEEVQLLPSQQQNRSTMEDEVQVIAPSLGTMEPETEHEEPGLDSGKNDNTDCKLS from the exons ATGGGAACCCAGGGCCCGGGCCGGAAGAGGATTCCGAACCGGGACAAGCTGGCTGCGGAGGAGGATGCGCTGAGCCAGATAGCGCGAGAG GCGGAGGCCCGGCTGGCGGCGAAGCGGGCCGCCAGAGCCGAGGCCCGGGAGATCCGGATGAaggagctggagaggcagcagaagGAG GAGGACAGCGAGCGTTACTCTCGTCTCTCTCGGAGACACACCTCG ATCTCTGATGATGAGGAGAGAATGTCTGTGGGCAGCCGGGGCAGCTACCGG CCCTCGGACTACGGCGGCCTCCTGGCCTCCAGCTCTCGGGCCTCCTCCAGGGCCAGCTCGGCCCGGGCCAGCCCTGTG GTGGAGGAGAAGACGGACCGGGAGTTCACTGACAAG GGCTCCAGGACGGCGTCCACGCTGTCCGCCGCCACACTGGCCTCGCTGGGCGGAGCCTCGTCACGCAGGGGAAGCTGTGACACGTCGTTCTCCGTGGAAACGGAGGCCTCAATCAGAGAGATGAAG GACTCGCTGGCGGAGGCGGAGGAGAAGTACCGCAGGGCCATGGTGTCCAACGCTCAGCTGCACAACGACAAGACGGCGCTGATGTTCCAGGTGGAGAACCTGATGGAGGAGCTGAGCGACGTGGAGGAGCTGCTGTGGGAGGCCCGGCGCCGCTGGGACGACGCCACCAAg GAGCTGGAGCGTGAGCGCCAGGCCCACAGCGTCCTGAAGGTCCAGTTCAGTCAAACAGAGGAAACTCTGAGGAAAACCAACGAGCTGCTGACG ACCCATGGAGTGGTCATCTCTCCTGACACCGCCACCAACGGCGACACAGACCAGACTGAGGAATCTCCCTCCCTATTGGCCGAGGACTCGCCTCACAGCGGGAGAGAGAGCATACTTG GGAAGGCTTCACAGCAGCagccagcagatggcagcaaaaCCCCTCAAAATGACCCCAAAGATAACAAAAGGTCACTGCCACAGAACATGATCTCTGTGAGCGACCAAACCAGACCATCCAGAGAAAAACGAAACCCAACTGAGAAACATCCAGGCAGAAACCGACAAACACGGAGCAAGGCAGGTAAAAAGGATCCGACCAAAAAGCTTCCTGTTAGAGCGGACGGAAATGAGGCAAACAAGAAACAGCTTAGCAAAGAAGATCCAGCTCAGAAAGTCTTCAGATCCAGACTTGTTCCACCGCGATCTGCTAAAGACATTATCCTGGGCAACCGAGCCATGGTGTTGGGCCTGTCAGCTGCTGAGAAACTGAGCTCTCCATCTGAGGAGGCGATAACGCAGGACGCCTCTTTGGCTCTGCAAAGTGAATCTTCTTCCTCTGAAACAAACTTTGAACAAAAGCATATGAGTACTTCAGATCTGGGATCCCAAAGTCAAGATGAAGACAGGAATGCGGAAGATGAAGTTTCAGGTTTCAGTGAAGAAGGTCCCAGCCTCGAAGCTGCAGCAGAGTCCAACAAGTCAAAGGCTGAGGCTGCAGGTGGTGAAGAAGGCTCCATCAGGAGGACAGAAGTCAGTCCGGAAACCAAAGTACATTTCACATCTCCTCCTGAGAACCAAAGTACTGGAGAACCACTCCAAAGAGCTGCTCAGGTGCACAAAGCTTTCCCTGAAAGCCCAAAGACAACATCTCCCTTTCCTCCAGAAGAAATGTGGACCAGTCTGGTGATGAATGTTCAAGATTTGCTCCAAGGACTAGAGGATAAACCAGGGTTTGTAGTAGAAATCTCAAGAATCTTCTCAGAAATCCTGATGTGTCTCCACCACTGGATCTCAGATTTGGAGAACACACTAAGGAACAGAGTAGGACGTGAGTCCTGTCTGAATGATGGAGGTGGACATGAATCAGTGTGGCCATTGAGGGGAACCAGACTCTCCACATGGCTTCTGACAAGCCTAACCAGAGAAACAGCAGAAGGTCCTGGATGTGAAGAAGAACATCTGGCTGGATGTTCTTCATCACCAAGAGTCAATTCAGCCAGAGAAAGGATGGAGGACCCATCTGGTTCCTCAAGCAGAGTTTGTTCAACTTCTCATGATCATTGTACCACTAATGATGAAAGAGAGATGAGGTCTAGAGCAAGAGACGTGGAGCTGAAAGCTGAGTCGGAAGCCAGTCCACCTGATTCTCCTCTAAAAACCGTGTCTGgcgactttgtttttgttgatttgcatttttctgaatCTCACAAGAACTCAACAGACTCCAGGTCTGACAGTCAAACTCATGTTCTGACTTCTGTCAAAGACTCAAAGGAGCTTGGAGGGAACTGCAGTTCATCAGCACACTCCAGTGTTGGACAAAGTTCCTTCGTCAGGAGGTTCATGGAGGTGACCGCTGAGGAAATCAGGGCCTTGGCTGTTCCTGAGCTGGCTCTGGTGGGCCTCCAGGAGGGACGACGGCTGGACCGGTCCAGTGTTGGTTCTACTGAGGAGCTGTCGGTTGGAGACATGGACAGCTGTGAGGAGGctgatgaagaagaggaggtcCAACTGCTTCCATCACAGCAACAGAACCGATCCACCATGGAGGATGAGGTCCAGGTTATCGCTCCATCGCTGGGCACCATGGAACCAGAAACAGAACATGAAGAACCCGGTCTGGACAGCGGGAAAAATGACAACACAGATTGCAAGCTTTCATGA
- the LOC102238078 gene encoding leucine-rich repeat flightless-interacting protein 1-like isoform X3, which produces MGTQGPGRKRIPNRDKLAAEEDALSQIAREAEARLAAKRAARAEAREIRMKELERQQKEVEEKTDREFTDKGSRTASTLSAATLASLGGASSRRGSCDTSFSVETEASIREMKDSLAEAEEKYRRAMVSNAQLHNDKTALMFQVENLMEELSDVEELLWEARRRWDDATKELERERQAHSVLKVQFSQTEETLRKTNELLTEVSDLRQKSSSYRQEISDLQEALQWKEKKIAALERHREISDIVRIERDQLTDEVVQLRDSLKTHGVVISPDTATNGDTDQTEESPSLLAEDSPHSGRESILGKASQQQPADGSKTPQNDPKDNKRSLPQNMISVSDQTRPSREKRNPTEKHPGRNRQTRSKAGKKDPTKKLPVRADGNEANKKQLSKEDPAQKVFRSRLVPPRSAKDIILGNRAMVLGLSAAEKLSSPSEEAITQDASLALQSESSSSETNFEQKHMSTSDLGSQSQDEDRNAEDEVSGFSEEGPSLEAAAESNKSKAEAAGGEEGSIRRTEVSPETKVHFTSPPENQSTGEPLQRAAQVHKAFPESPKTTSPFPPEEMWTSLVMNVQDLLQGLEDKPGFVVEISRIFSEILMCLHHWISDLENTLRNRVGRESCLNDGGGHESVWPLRGTRLSTWLLTSLTRETAEGPGCEEEHLAGCSSSPRVNSARERMEDPSGSSSRVCSTSHDHCTTNDEREMRSRARDVELKAESEASPPDSPLKTVSGDFVFVDLHFSESHKNSTDSRSDSQTHVLTSVKDSKELGGNCSSSAHSSVGQSSFVRRFMEVTAEEIRALAVPELALVGLQEGRRLDRSSVGSTEELSVGDMDSCEEADEEEEVQLLPSQQQNRSTMEDEVQVIAPSLGTMEPETEHEEPGLDSGKNDNTDCKLS; this is translated from the exons ATGGGAACCCAGGGCCCGGGCCGGAAGAGGATTCCGAACCGGGACAAGCTGGCTGCGGAGGAGGATGCGCTGAGCCAGATAGCGCGAGAG GCGGAGGCCCGGCTGGCGGCGAAGCGGGCCGCCAGAGCCGAGGCCCGGGAGATCCGGATGAaggagctggagaggcagcagaagGAG GTGGAGGAGAAGACGGACCGGGAGTTCACTGACAAG GGCTCCAGGACGGCGTCCACGCTGTCCGCCGCCACACTGGCCTCGCTGGGCGGAGCCTCGTCACGCAGGGGAAGCTGTGACACGTCGTTCTCCGTGGAAACGGAGGCCTCAATCAGAGAGATGAAG GACTCGCTGGCGGAGGCGGAGGAGAAGTACCGCAGGGCCATGGTGTCCAACGCTCAGCTGCACAACGACAAGACGGCGCTGATGTTCCAGGTGGAGAACCTGATGGAGGAGCTGAGCGACGTGGAGGAGCTGCTGTGGGAGGCCCGGCGCCGCTGGGACGACGCCACCAAg GAGCTGGAGCGTGAGCGCCAGGCCCACAGCGTCCTGAAGGTCCAGTTCAGTCAAACAGAGGAAACTCTGAGGAAAACCAACGAGCTGCTGACG GAAGTGTCTGATCTGCGTCAGAAGAGCAGCAGCTACCGGCAGGAGATCTCTGACCTGCAGGAAGCTCTGCAGTGGAAGGAGAAGAAGATCGCG GCGTTAGAGCGCCACAGAGAAATCTCCGACATCGTTCGGATCGAACGCGACCAGCTCACAGATGAGGTTGTCCAACTGCGAGACTCACTGAAG ACCCATGGAGTGGTCATCTCTCCTGACACCGCCACCAACGGCGACACAGACCAGACTGAGGAATCTCCCTCCCTATTGGCCGAGGACTCGCCTCACAGCGGGAGAGAGAGCATACTTG GGAAGGCTTCACAGCAGCagccagcagatggcagcaaaaCCCCTCAAAATGACCCCAAAGATAACAAAAGGTCACTGCCACAGAACATGATCTCTGTGAGCGACCAAACCAGACCATCCAGAGAAAAACGAAACCCAACTGAGAAACATCCAGGCAGAAACCGACAAACACGGAGCAAGGCAGGTAAAAAGGATCCGACCAAAAAGCTTCCTGTTAGAGCGGACGGAAATGAGGCAAACAAGAAACAGCTTAGCAAAGAAGATCCAGCTCAGAAAGTCTTCAGATCCAGACTTGTTCCACCGCGATCTGCTAAAGACATTATCCTGGGCAACCGAGCCATGGTGTTGGGCCTGTCAGCTGCTGAGAAACTGAGCTCTCCATCTGAGGAGGCGATAACGCAGGACGCCTCTTTGGCTCTGCAAAGTGAATCTTCTTCCTCTGAAACAAACTTTGAACAAAAGCATATGAGTACTTCAGATCTGGGATCCCAAAGTCAAGATGAAGACAGGAATGCGGAAGATGAAGTTTCAGGTTTCAGTGAAGAAGGTCCCAGCCTCGAAGCTGCAGCAGAGTCCAACAAGTCAAAGGCTGAGGCTGCAGGTGGTGAAGAAGGCTCCATCAGGAGGACAGAAGTCAGTCCGGAAACCAAAGTACATTTCACATCTCCTCCTGAGAACCAAAGTACTGGAGAACCACTCCAAAGAGCTGCTCAGGTGCACAAAGCTTTCCCTGAAAGCCCAAAGACAACATCTCCCTTTCCTCCAGAAGAAATGTGGACCAGTCTGGTGATGAATGTTCAAGATTTGCTCCAAGGACTAGAGGATAAACCAGGGTTTGTAGTAGAAATCTCAAGAATCTTCTCAGAAATCCTGATGTGTCTCCACCACTGGATCTCAGATTTGGAGAACACACTAAGGAACAGAGTAGGACGTGAGTCCTGTCTGAATGATGGAGGTGGACATGAATCAGTGTGGCCATTGAGGGGAACCAGACTCTCCACATGGCTTCTGACAAGCCTAACCAGAGAAACAGCAGAAGGTCCTGGATGTGAAGAAGAACATCTGGCTGGATGTTCTTCATCACCAAGAGTCAATTCAGCCAGAGAAAGGATGGAGGACCCATCTGGTTCCTCAAGCAGAGTTTGTTCAACTTCTCATGATCATTGTACCACTAATGATGAAAGAGAGATGAGGTCTAGAGCAAGAGACGTGGAGCTGAAAGCTGAGTCGGAAGCCAGTCCACCTGATTCTCCTCTAAAAACCGTGTCTGgcgactttgtttttgttgatttgcatttttctgaatCTCACAAGAACTCAACAGACTCCAGGTCTGACAGTCAAACTCATGTTCTGACTTCTGTCAAAGACTCAAAGGAGCTTGGAGGGAACTGCAGTTCATCAGCACACTCCAGTGTTGGACAAAGTTCCTTCGTCAGGAGGTTCATGGAGGTGACCGCTGAGGAAATCAGGGCCTTGGCTGTTCCTGAGCTGGCTCTGGTGGGCCTCCAGGAGGGACGACGGCTGGACCGGTCCAGTGTTGGTTCTACTGAGGAGCTGTCGGTTGGAGACATGGACAGCTGTGAGGAGGctgatgaagaagaggaggtcCAACTGCTTCCATCACAGCAACAGAACCGATCCACCATGGAGGATGAGGTCCAGGTTATCGCTCCATCGCTGGGCACCATGGAACCAGAAACAGAACATGAAGAACCCGGTCTGGACAGCGGGAAAAATGACAACACAGATTGCAAGCTTTCATGA